In Amblyraja radiata isolate CabotCenter1 chromosome 15, sAmbRad1.1.pri, whole genome shotgun sequence, the genomic window gtacaggggtaggccatttgacccttagagcctgcaccgccattcaatatgatcatggctgaccatccaactcagtatcctgtacctgccctctcttcataccccctgatctctttagcaacaagggccacatctaattccctcttaaatatagccaatcaactggcctgaactaccttctgtggcagataattccacagattcaccactctctgtgtgaaaactgtttttctcatctcggtcctaaaagactccccccttatccttaaactgtgaccccttgttctggacttccccaacatcgggaacaatcttcctgcatctagcctgtccaaccccttaaactcCGTCACTCATGCACTCACCACGTGGTCAGTGATATCCGGGACTCCGCCCTAAGCACGTGAACCAGATCACTGAAGGCGTTTCACTGCAGTCCTTTGGAACAATCTCCAAGACCCGTCGAGGGCCACTGTATAGATATCCCGTTTACACAACCACTCGGTCCTTGAGCGAGAAAGATGGAGATCGTCGTTCTGTTTACTCTCATTGTATGCTTCCTCGGTGAGTAGCTCTCGGAGGAGCATGGGAGAACGAAATAATATTTCCCCGATGAGTCCCCGATTGAATATTTGTTCTGGATAACTTTAGTGAGCTAAACGGCCGGGGCTCCACAGATGACCCGAGTGACGTCTCCCTTGGAGCTGTGTTTAAAGTTGGTAacgtagtggaggccaagttccACCTTGCAGACTAATCAATATGGGCATTTCGCATTTGCACCACCGTGCTCCCGCCACCACTCCCCCCCCGGCTTAAATTATGCAAATGCTGTCTTAAATTATCCGCTTCATATACGTATTGGGTTTATTTATCACCTGCAGTGTGggacagtgagaagctttgttttgcaaattACCAAATCAGATTAGATAATAAATAAATACGATGAAGGTCAACCTCAGTACCATAGATCCAGAAACGTGAAATATGCGGTGTGCAAAATattattctcagcattgtagcgcacgagttccatagacaaagtccaatgcatGTAATGTGTAACCGTGGATTGGACAGTACGCCAGTGTTTAGTGGGACCGCTCAGCATCCCGATAACAGGGcagaagaaactgttcccgagTCTGCTGGTGCGCGCTCCCAAACTACTGCATCTTATTCCCGACGGGGGCGGGGAGATGAAGGAATGATCTGAGACATCTTTGATTATTTCGACCGCATTTCAAAAACATCGTAAAGTGCTCACGGACCCCTACAATTGACCCGGGGCCTATTCCTCCAGAGTAGCGTTTGTTCCAAGTTAACGAGCACAACATATATTTTGAGGGTCACTTTTAATTAAGGGTCCTTTTTATTGTTTCCTAACCCGGTCATAGGTCGGAGTGCTGGAAATTCGGTAAGTCAGCCGCAATCATCAAAAAAAAGGAGAGAAGGCGAAGGGGTGATGTTTTCATGCAGCTACACCACTACAGAAAGCACCTATTCGTTGTACTGGTACAGAAAACAAGCGGAGAATGAACCTGTGTTTATTGTGCGGCAGAAGTcttggaggggagaagagagaggagaaggaTTCGGGACACGTTTCTTTTCGGAGCTGGACACCAAGACCAAGTGGAATAATTTAATGGTCACCGGGTTGCAATTGACCGACTCTGCCCTGTATTACTGCTCTTTCGAAGGCACAGCGATGGAAAGCAGCGTCATATCAGTACGAAAACTCCAATTGCCTGTGGTACAGAACACCTGCCTGTTGCCGGTTTTGTGAACACATGCCAAGTGCCACCGCAACGCTCAGGCACAGGCCGACAGGAAACCCTGGGTACTTCGGTTCAAGCTGTCAGCAACCGTTCCCATTAGAACCGTAGCCATGAAGGCGATTCAAAATCGTGGAAATTGTAACAAGATTCACCAGGGTATCCTTACGCAAATATCAATGAACAAACAAAAGCATCAATTAAACATCGATGGCAGATGTCGAACAAATATTTTTTGTAACATCAATCCGCATTGACATCCAGCTGTCAATCAATGTGCGTGCCGAACGTACTACAGTCCACATATCTACTCATTGCACCCAGTGGAGCGTTTGTGCATGAATGCAGGGTGGGAGGGCTGCTGCGATTTGCACAGCTGGCTAGTGTCAACGTGGATGCATAGCTGTGGCAGTTTTATTGAACACCGGAGCTGGCTTTAAAACAATCCAATATCATTGAACCGGGGGCGAAGCAGATCCGGGTATTCAGACGTGTACAGACATTTTGGGCACCAACATCATTCTGGTTACTTCCACAAGAAGCAGTCCCTAACATAAGCAGTCCCTAACTTTAATTCCTTTTTCCATTCCAACATGAAGGCCTCCGGCTTCCCCCAATGTCAGGGTGAAACCAAACTCGAACTAATGGAACAACGTATATTCCCCCTGAGATATACacgcataaagctggagtaactcggcgggacaagtagcatctctgcagaCTAGGAATTAGTGACGTTtctggacgagacccttcttcagacgattccCCCTGGCTAGTTTATATCAGCAACATAAATATTTAACTCTCCAATATCATGTAAATCGCTTCCCCTCTGGCCCTTTCTCGTTCTTTCTTATCTATTCAGGTCCTCTCATACCAATTCGTCCGATATTCCCGCTTTCTAACACGCAGTACCTACTCCTACAGGCACCCCACTGGGCCCCTATCCACTCTATTCCAGTGCGTCACCATCCCTCCTTTACTTAATTCCACTTTTGATTTCTTACCAGATTAGATCACCTGCACCCTTCGGAAGTCTCCACTTATCCCTCACGATTCGCTGACCCCCACTAttcacaattgaattgaattgaatttattttgtcattcagacctgttCAGACCGTGCACAAGTtcccacgttcacaagttatagtagaatagtccattcggcccaccgaatctcctccgccattcaatgatggctgatctctgcctccaaatcCTAGTTTATTGCCTTCgcaccataacccttgacacccgttctgatcAATAAATTGTCTGACTTCAGCCAATATtcagcgacttggcctccacaggcctctgtggcaatgatttccacagattaattaccctctgactatTTCTCCTTACATCCTTtccaaaagagcgccctttaattctgaggttatgacctctagtcccaagACACTCCCAACAGTGGAGACCTCctttccacatccaatctatctatgcttctcattatTCTGTAATTTTCGATGACCCCACacgtcaaccttctaaactccagcgagtagaggcccagtgttgtcaaacgcgcatcatatgctaacccacgtattcaatagacaatacacaatagactatagacaatgggtgcaggaggaggcaattcgatctttcgagccagcactgccattcaatgagatcatgtctgaacatcctcaatcagtacccggttcctgccttcgcccgatatcccttgactgcgctatctttaagggctctatctaactctcacttgaaagcatccagagaattggcctccaatactttctgaggcagagtattTAATTGGTTcataactccctgggtgaaaaagcattccctcatctccgttctaaatggccaacccataattcttaaactgtgccccctggttctggactacgccaacatcgggaacgtgtgtcCTGCCTCTGTCGTGTCCAGTCCCATTATAATCCGATAAATTTAATAAGATCCAATCACATCCTTCTAGATTACGGTGTttacaagcccagacgctccattctttcatcatatgacaatcccaccatcccggaaaataccctcgtgaatctacgctgcacgccctcaagagcaagaatggcgaccacaactgcacacaataccccaggcgtGGTCTCCCTGGGGGCCTGTATGACGActgaaggtcctctttgctcctgaactcaattcctcttgttctgaaggacaacatgccattaacgttcttcactgcctgctgaacctgcatgcttactttcaatgactgatgaacaaggccacccagatctcgttgtacaccccttttcctaacttgacgccattcaggtaataatctgccttcctgttcttgccatcaaagtggataatctcacatgtatccacattaaactgcatctgccatgtatgtgcccactcacccaacccatccaagtcaccttgcatcatcatagcatcctcatcacagccacccagccttgtgccatctgcaaatttgctaatgttacttttaatcccttcatataAATCATGGATTTACATtgtaatagctgcggtcccagcaccgtgccttacggtaccccactagtcaatgcctgcctTTCTGCAAGGGGCccattaatccccactctttgttttctgtctgccaaccaatttttatccATGGCAGTAccttaccccaataccatgtgctctaattttgcccactaatctccgatgtgggacatagaaacatagaaacatagaaattaggtgcaggagtaggccattcggcccttcgagcctgcaccgccattcaatatgatcatggctgatcatccaactcagtatcccgtacctgccttctctccataccctctgatccccttagccacaagggccacatctaactccctcttaaatatagccaatcaactggcctcgactaccctctctggcagagagttccagagattcaccacactctgtgtgaaaaaaattcttctcgtctcggttttaaatgatttcccccttatccttaagctgtgaccccttgtcctggacttccccaacatcgggtgcaatcttcctgcatctagcctgtccaaccccttaagaattttgtaagtttctataagatcccctctcaatctactaaattctagagagtataaaccaagtctatctagtctttcttcataagacagtcctgacatcccacgaatcagtctggtgaaccttctctgcactccctctatggcaataatgtccttcctcagatttggagaccaaaactgtacgcaatactccaggtgtggtctcaccaagaccatgtacaactgcagtagaacctccctgctcctatactcaaatccttttgctatgaaagctaacataccattcgctttcttcactgcctgctgcacctgcatgcctactttcaatgactggtgtaccatgacacccaggtctcgctgcatctccccttttcctaatcggccaccatttagataatagtctgctttcctgtttttgccaccaaaatggataacctcacatttatccacattatactgcatcagccaaacatttgcccactcacccagcctatccaagtcaccttgcagtctcttagcatcctcctcacagctaaacctgccccccagcttagtgccatccgcaaacttggagatattgccttcagttcccaaatccagatcattaatatatattgtaaatagctggggtcccagcactgagccttgcggtaccccactagtcactgcctgccattgtgaaaaggaccagtttactcctactctttgcttcctgtttgccagccagttctctatccacaccaatactgaacccccaatgccgtgtgctttaagtttgtatactaatctcttatgtgggaccttgtcgaaagccttctggaagtccagatacaccacatccactggttctcccctatccacgctactagttatatcctcgaagaattctataagaatcgtcagacatgatttaccttttgtaaatccatgctgactttgtccaatgatttcaccactttccaaatgtgctgctatcccatctttaataactgactctagcagtttccccactaccgatgttagactaactggtctgtaattccccgttttctctctccctcccttcttaaagggaccttatcaaaggttttctgaaagtccaggtcacTACATCTACTTGctctcacttgtccattttcctagttatatcctcaaaatattctagaagattagtcaagcatgatttccccatcattaatccatgctgactcagaacgatcctgttactgctatccaaatgtgccgctatttaatattttataatggaatataatatataatataactgAATATAATTCTAATCATTTATAACATCTTCcccgccaccgatgtcaggctaactggtctataattccctgttttctccctccctcctttcttaaacagtgggatatcattagctaccctcctgaatctaaagaacattgggaaatgatgaccaatgcgtccacgatttctaaacccacttccttaagtgccctgggatgcagaccatcgggccgTGGGGATgtctcagccttcagtcccatgagTCTACCCAacgccatttcctgcctaatgtggtttTCCTTCGGTtcttccgtcaccccagatcctctggctactagtacatcaggaagattgcttGTGTTCTCCCTAGTGGAGACTGATGcatagtacctgttcaactcatttgccatttccttgttccccataatacatTCACCCTTTTCAATCTTCAAGTGTCaaactttggccttaactattTTATTTCCTGCGCAGCGGTTGAGGGAGAACCCTCGTCAACGCTGATACGGACATCACTAGCACTCACCTATTTCAAAATCATATCAACTTTATAATTTTCGGTCGTGGAATATAAGACAGAAACTATAGGAAACACGTAAGTTTTGAACCATGTTTTAATTAGTTTGAATGGGAATTGAACAACGCCCTTCAACTATCTTCTGAACTTAGTCTGCGTCCCCGCGTAAATGCACGAGTTGGTGCAAGAACCGAGAAGCTCCAGCATGTATCCGCTTTCCTGTAGGATAAACTTTGGATCAGCGGAATTGGAGCCGCTGGCATAGTTATTGCTGGTcaattgcacaaatagaaaattcACGACATACGTCAATCGCAACAGGAGAAAACTACCCGATATCGCCATGAGTAAAATTATAGACTTTCTCCTGTTCTCCATCTCCGTGTCATTCTGTCTGTCTCCATTGCTCTGGGCCCGGAGCCTCTTGCGGGCTTCATTCGCCTTTAGGATATATCTGATGGTCAGAACATTGAGTAGAAAAATGAGAAGGAACGGGACACATGGGTTTAACATCCGGTGCAGCCAGTCATAAACCCTCCATGCAATGGAAGAGTAGTACATTTGGTTTATCGTGCAGAACCAGGGCACGTTATCAACTATGTACACTGGCACGTATATAAAGTAAGAAGGGACGTTTTTTAAACAACCCGCCGCACAGACAGCTCCAATAACGGCAGCCGCGTTTTTCTCCGTGCAATATCTGAGCTTGCGTCGGTGACAGCAAATGGCGATGAATCGATCGAAGGTGAAGGCGACGGTCAACCAAACAGACGTGTCCTTGGATGCCCAG contains:
- the LOC116981493 gene encoding probable G-protein coupled receptor 139 — translated: MHAPGNGPVFAVYYSALAAFGVPANALTIVILAQGRCGLAKCITRYLVFMAVADLLVIITAVILSRLRAIYFPVSFLSTIPACKLIILLSWASKDTSVWLTVAFTFDRFIAICCHRRKLRYCTEKNAAAVIGAVCAAGCLKNVPSYFIYVPVYIVDNVPWFCTINQMYYSSIAWRVYDWLHRMLNPCVPFLLIFLLNVLTIRYILKANEARKRLRAQSNGDRQNDTEMENRRKSIILLMAISGSFLLLRLTYVVNFLFVQLTSNNYASGSNSADPKFILQESGYMLELLGSCTNSCIYAGTQTKFRR